From a region of the Erinaceus europaeus chromosome 14, mEriEur2.1, whole genome shotgun sequence genome:
- the LOC132532690 gene encoding protein cordon-bleu-like, with protein MDSPGALSAKPPSGRKMKARAPPPPRKPAHSNVHSQLKPQDGSLGSQQSLLSMKEQLRNNMLDITVVLPGGLEKRSVVSGRSKLLCRNGSHPRRREVKTDECTICHCTYEEGTWRIERQAMCTRHECRQM; from the exons GAGGAAGATGAAGGCTCGTGCCCCACCTCCTCCCAGGAAGCCTGCCCACTCAAATGTGCACAGCCAGCTGAAGCCTCAAGATGGGTCCCTGGGCTCCCAGCAGAGCCTGCTCTCCATGAAGGAGCAGCTGCGGAACAACATGCTGGACATCACAGTGGTGCTGCCTGGCGGGCTGGAGAAGAGAAGCGTGGTCAGTggcag GTCCAAACTGCTTTGCAGAAACGGCAGTCATCCCCGCCGCAGGGAAGTGAAGACAGACGAGTGCACCATCTGTCACTGCACCTACGAGGAGGGCACATGGCGGATTGAGCGGCAGGCCATGTGCACCAGACATGAGTGCAGGCAGATGTAA